A region of the Esox lucius isolate fEsoLuc1 chromosome 10, fEsoLuc1.pri, whole genome shotgun sequence genome:
TTCTGTTCAGTCCGTTTCATGTCGTTATCAGGGCAAGCAAGAAAATATTTCCTCAGAAAAAGATAACCCATTAAATGTTACTTAAAAAGGTATTTATGCATTACGGAGGTACTCTTTATGAGACTGCCTGCCTCAACTTTCCAAACTGCCATCGATTTAGAAGGAATGCTTGTTCTTCATCTCATTATGATGAATCTGTGCTTTGCATGTGACTCGCGGGCATCAGCAGTATCGATCATTCCTCCTGTGCCTTTTGGGATGGTCATATGAAAAATAAGGAGTTGGAACTACTTGGCCGGTAGTCTACAATAGTTTTTAAAATCGTCACACAATTTATGACATTGGTAAAATCTACaacatatttatgttatttCACCCGTAAAAACGTATTTGATACGTCAAATAGTGCTGTTTAACTTGTTCATTTTCACACTAAAACACCTAAGCGGCGTTCCGTTCTGGGAGCTAGTGCAGTACCTCACGCAGACGGTGTGGCGGTAAACTCTTGTCGTGGTTTTTGCGTAGACAGGGTGTGAGTCGAGAATTTGACCGTTCTCTAAAAGCCATACAAAACGGATGCTTCTGCCTCATTTCCGTCGCTGAATATTATCTGCATGTCCCTGATACTGGTTAGACCCTTTTCCTAAGAAGTGTGGTACTGAACGGCAGTCACAAAAGTGAGTTCAACGtatttatatttaaacatttcttaCAAACACCATGTCAATTCATCGAACGTCTTATTTTATGTTGGCATTTGAGACAATAACAGATTCATATTTTAGtctaaagtgttttttttcttttatgaaCAATGTTGATTCCGTGTTGAAATTATTTCAGACGGAGAAGATTAACTAGCTAGATGCTAACACATGGGCAATGTCGCTAGCTACCAGTATAGCGTTCGCGCCGGACtataaaaactatatttttcagttttaaacGTATAAATGATTActagcgtttttttttttttttttaatagttttagCATTGTCCATTCCTATGTAGGTTAACTGTGTACCTAACCAGATCACGGTGGAATGCTTGGCTTTTGTTTGATGCGTGATTAAAAACACAGATGCGCATTTTTCTACTTCTGTGAGGGGGCAATTTTGttgaaaaccaaaaacatgtagATGATGCTCTTGTTGAAgtattcaaattaaattaagTATATGTTTTCAAGAGTAAACTGTATCAAATGGGCAATTTCAAAACGAGAGAATAAATTATTGATACCTAGACAACAACTTTGTAGTTGAGTGAATGGAAAAAGTTAATTAGTGTTAAACTTTTCCAAGCCGATTACATTCTTACCTACGTTCTTGTCTGCAGTTACTGTTTTAGGTTaaggttttcagtttttctgcaGTGCCTGCTTTCGCTACAATCTTGCTAGTTTTGGCAAGTTATGACGcatcatttataaattattgtaTATATTTCTACTGCAGTTAATTTGGTTTTAAGGAAAATAATAGCCTATGCAAATCAGTGGCTCATTTTTCCATCGCTGCGATTCGGTTCCCGTCATTCAGAAAAAGAAATGCCTTTTATTCAGGAACGCCTCACTCATTGGTACAATTGTCTCTGGTCGGTGCGGCCTGTCCTGTTAAGCTGTGCATATTTCATTCAACAATAGTAAATGACGTGGTAAATACTGTTCGCTTCATGTATTCCCAACGGCTCCGTGATATCTTATGTCAAGACTTGCGCACGTATTTGCCACGGAGTTATTAAAGAAAGGTGCTAACGATGTTGTTCACTCTCCGCACCCAGCCTTTCGGACTGCATCgtcagcagcagcagcatgaCACAGTGATTTTAAGTTGCATTTGAAGATGCATCTAAAAAGCATGGCGGACGCGGAGCACTTTAGAGGGAACCCACAAACTCTACACACGCAAAACTCTACACTGCGCTGATATTCAAAATGGCCCAAGTTTAGGATCATATATCGGGCATAGCAGTCCCCAGACTGCGTAAGGAATTTGGCGCATGATGGTGACGTGTCAGGCCGAAAGCCAACATGTGCACTGATTGGGTTAGGATGAACCGTCTCCAAATCTATTGGACCAATTGAGAGGCTTTATCTATGCCATTTTATAAACACCATCCATCGAATAAATCTCAAGATTTAAAAAGTTAGACAAGAGTGTTTGTAAAATGGAATCACTCGAGCTGGTTGTTGAAGTTGTGAACTATTTTTGCTTACAGGGTTCCACTTTTAAATTGATTTAACTCTAACGCATAATTTAATGCTATTAGCTGGAGGTAAtttataaacatattttagtGGTGTGTTACTTTTGCAAGCAATGTGTTGTGAATATTTGTCAGTTTCTATAGAAGTCTGGCTGGGTCCTCCACATCTTGCACTGAAATGGAAAAAAGTGGGATCTGAGGTCACAGGTGGTAGTACCTCCCTTAATCTAGTAATTATGTCATCAGTGATGTTACCTGaccaaatttgttttttttcagtgaCTTCTGAATTCTTGGAGACTGCTCAGGCAGTGGCTGAAATGCCAGAAATCAAGCTCTTCGGTAAATGGAGCACGGATGACGTTCAGATCAATGACATCTCCCTGCAAGTAAGGGATTTCTGTCTGACTGGACTTTTTTGGGACCGTGAGGACTGTACATTGTAATTTGTAATTTGCTATGCAAGCGAGGCTAGAGTTACACCTTTACAAACCATTGTACTGGTGTGCTAGAGTGCTCGCAGAGTGAACATCTTAGCCTATTCATTGGCTGTAGTCTCTGATGACCCAGCCAACCACCAGCTCAGAAACATGACGATTGATGTCTGTCTGTAAGCATTGAGTGGAAAATTGGTACGACAAAAACCTGTATGTATTCTCTTTCAATCATCTCAGGATTACATTGCCGTGAAGGAGAAGTACGCCAAGTACCTGCCACACTCTGGGGGCCGTTATGCCGCCAAGCGTTTCCGTAAGGCCCAGTGCCCCATTGTGGAGCGTCTGACCAACTCCATGATGATGCACGGCCGCAACACCGGCAAGAAGCTGATGGCCTGTCGCATCATCAAGCACTCGTTTGAGATCATTCACTTGCTGACTGGGGAGGTGTGTACAGTCTCAACCTTATCCACAGTCATTTTCCTCAGTGGTATCTTATTTCCTGTGTAGTGTACAACACTGGCCCGTAGTACATTAAATAGGGGAATACAGTGCCATTAGGGAAGTAGACATTGCTTTCGCTCCATGCTAGTTAGCCTCCTGCcactatgtctgtctgtcatagTGACTGCATATAATCCAGTGGAGGCTTAAATGGACACAGCTCTAGGAAGCAGTGCTGTCTAATTAAATGGGCAACCCTGTGCCAAAAGGCCTGGAACAGTGGTGATATTTTGTCCATGCTTAGTCTGGATTGTCTACATGAGGGCTATTACATAACAGCTCGTTGATCATGTGTTCTCTCCCCTGCCTCATCAGAACCCCCTGCAGGTGCTGGTTAATGCCATCATCAACAGCGGGCCGCGTGAGGACTCGACCCGTATTGGTCGTGCTGGTACCGTTAGGAGACAGGCTGTTGACGTGTCCCCCCTGCGTCGGGTCAACCAGGTAACATCGTGCTCTCACACTTGTATCCCGCTAATGGTGTTTGGTCACTGGTCCCAAATCCAAGCTGCAAAACATTGAATAATTTAGAATAATTACATGCTTGTTTGTGTAAGCGAGGCTAGAGTCACGCCTTTGCAGCCCTCATTGCTTTGGTGTGCTAGAGTGCTCGCAGAGTGATTTTCTTGGCCTATTCATTGGCTCTAGTCTTTAGTGGTCCAGCCAATCACCAGCTCAGATACAGAATTTCCTTTTGAAAAGCATGATTGTCATGTTGCATGTTGATAATGTTTAGTTCCTTCATATTCTGTGAACTTTAGTCCCATGTCTTTAGACCATGTCTGGTCTCCTGTATCATTCATTCCTTTACCAACTTACTGTACTGTTTAAATGACCATTTAATCTCATCAGCATTTTAGAAACAGTCCTCAAATGTaataacataaaacatgtaaatCGTTATACTATTGCTGTAGCCTGAATAAATGTTAGGTTTCCTGAGTAAAGTTTTgcaatttaaatttaaaaaggGAGGAGTTTACCAAAACATAAGCTTGTTAGTTTTGCGCAGGTTTGCTTTCACAGTTTAGTCTGTTGCTTGTTGAATGTCCTAGTCTATTGATTGTTTGTAGGACTTGCATTAATTGTTGCCAGACATTGCAAGCTCAGAATTGCAGATGCTGCATTCCAGTTTGAggtaacattttcaattaacCATCGATGGGACTATAGTGCAAGGCCAACCAGTGTACACTCCCCCTTTTGCCTTGCTTTGACAAATGTAGGTGTCTGTTCTcaagtgttttaaaaaacatttatttttattatattttatatataattgcTCTGTTCCAGAAACAGGAGGCTGCAGTCTGGTCATGTATGTCTTCAAAGTAATTGTAGTAGTGCTAGGGTGCAACAGAGGTGACATACTGGGAGACCCAGTATGTTTTGTGCTGTGGGGATAGCAGGCAACATAAGCTATACCATATTTTCCTGCACCACAGCTTGTAATTTGGACAATAAGAATCCATATCTGATGTGAACTTGAAGAACCGCTATCATAAATAGTTTTTATTGTGATGGTCCTTCATGTTCTATGAACTCCTCTTTAACCAATACCGGGTCTCCTGTCTCAGGCCATCTGGCTGCTCTGCACTGGAGCAAGAGAAGCTGCCTTCCGGAACATCAAGACCATCGCTGAGTGCCTCGCCGATGAGCTAATCAACGCAGCCAAGGTTGGCAATTTAAGTAtagtgtgggggtggggtgttcTAGGTGTTTAGTATGGATCAGGGTGTTGAATATTTGTGTCCCCCCAGGGTTCATCTAACTCTTATGCCAtcaagaagaaggatgagttgGAGAGAGTCGCCAAGTCCAACCGTTAAATGTTTTCTGGCTTTGTAAACCGGAGAACATGATCTATCTGCTTCTGGAAGGCCTGGCGACGAGGAATAAATACCATTCTTATATTCACACATCAGGAGCGGGTCCTCGGCAGCTGGTGGACATTCTGTTGCGTTTGTAGCCATCTTGCATTCCTTGTTCTACTATACACTTGATCATGTGACTTTCATTGTGTATTGTAGCGGGAtggaaatgagaaaaaaataaaataaaacatcctgCCTATCATGGTACACTTCGAACTGAGAATGAGACTGAGTGAAGAGGGAAGTTGCATTGTTAAATCACATCATCACTGCTTCTCTCTTGTATGCAAAAGACTTGCAATATTTCAGGAAgttaaaataaatcacatttcctaccAAAACAAATCCTGGTGGAAGGATTCCCAGATCAAGAATGAAATCTGGAATCCTCCAACCAATATTTCTTGGAAACCAGTGACTTATTGAAAGTTTCTTTCATTTTGCAACTCTACCAGAGCTGTACAGTAGCTCTGAAGTGCAGCTTAACACAGCTGTATTTGGACACTTGGGAAACTCCTCAGTAGCCCACGGCCTGTTCACATCAGAGCAGGGTTTAACTGTCAGAGTAACATCAGGAGCTCCAGTGACCAGCCCTGACAAATTCCTCTGGGTGGGTTATCAAATAGTTCACCAATGATGGGGTAATGTTTGCTAATGGGGCTTTCCTTGGGAACCCCcttacatttcacaatttttattttatttttgtagccctcggttgttgttttttcttccgaacaatgttttatttgctaAATTCTGACACTTTCTATTGGACAGATTCAGGTAGGGGGAGGGAAactactggattttttatttttttgtgtgtcacTTTTCAGACATTTGGTTTGGCCGAATGGATACACCCACAAagtagcacacctgattcactaATCATAGGCTTTACCATTAGATGTGAATTTGAATCAGAAGCtgtgttcagtttgttttaatattatgGGACGCTCATTAGAATTAAACAATGCTACATAATAACCTGTTGAAAAATTGGGTTTTGGTTGTGGGTTAGG
Encoded here:
- the rs5 gene encoding 40S ribosomal protein S5, with the protein product MTSEFLETAQAVAEMPEIKLFGKWSTDDVQINDISLQDYIAVKEKYAKYLPHSGGRYAAKRFRKAQCPIVERLTNSMMMHGRNTGKKLMACRIIKHSFEIIHLLTGENPLQVLVNAIINSGPREDSTRIGRAGTVRRQAVDVSPLRRVNQAIWLLCTGAREAAFRNIKTIAECLADELINAAKGSSNSYAIKKKDELERVAKSNR